A segment of the Fibrobacter succinogenes subsp. succinogenes S85 genome:
TCACCGGTATTGGCCTTGAACGCAAAACCGAACACGGCAATTTTCTTGCCTGCAATCGTATTGAACATGGTTTCGAGCATGCGGTCCACCACGCGGTGCGTCTGCCACTCGTTAATCTTCACGACGCTTTCCCAGTAAGCGGCGACTTCCGGGAGTCCGTAATAACCGCAAAGGTACACGAGATTCAGAATGTCCTTCTTGAAGCAGCTACCACCGAAACCGATGGATGCCTTGAGGAACTTGGAACCAATGCGGCGGTCCTTGCCCATCACATAGGCGACTTCGTCGACATCGGCACCAGTGCGTTCGCAGAGAGCGCTAATGGAGTTGATGGAACTGATGCGCTGTGCGAGGAAGGCGTTCGCCGTGAGCTTCGTGAGTTCGGAGCTCCAGAGGTTCGTCGTAAGGATGCGGTCACGCGGCACCCAGTGGGCGTACACGTCTACGAGCTTCTGGCAGGCTGCGAGGCCCGATTCTGTCTGGTGGCTACCAATGAGCACACGGTCCGGTTCAAACAAGTCGTTGATGGCCGTTCCTTCGGCCAAAAATTCCGGATTCGAGAGGACTTCAAAGTGGAGGCCCTTGTCGTTCGAATTCAGGATACGTTCCATGGCCGCAGCGGTGCGGACCGGGAGCGTCGACTTTTCAACGATAATCTTACCTTCGTCAGCAATTTCCAAAATGTTGCGGGCGGTCTTTTCCCAGTACTGCAGGTCTGAAGCCTTGCCGGCGCCATGGCCAAACGTTTTCGTCGGGGTATTCACCGAAACAAAGATAATGTCCGCTTCCTTGATGGCGGCAGGAATATCCGTACTAAAGAACAGGTTACGGCCGCGAGCGCGCTTTACAACGTCATCCAAACCTGGTTCAAAAATCGGAAGATTTTCGCTATTCCAGGCATCAATACGTGACTGGTTGATATCAACTACGGTAACCTTAACATCGGGACACTTATCGGCGATAACGGTCATGGTGGGGCCACCGACGTAGCCAGCACCAATGCAAACGATTTTAGTTTCGAAACTCATGATACTACAAGATAGAAATTACAATACAACACGATGTACTACGCTTCCAAAACATAGGCTATTTATAAGGTTCTAGCGCTCTCCAGCCTATTTAAAGAGAGCTGAAACTTCACTGACGCTTTCCGGCAGAATCACTCGCGTGGGGCTAGTCTCGCCGTCACTCCAACCTACAAAAGTACTTCCCATAAGAAGCTCCGCGCTAAGCACCACCGGGAATCCCGTAAAGAAATTCACAGTCATTTCAGGCTCATCAACGGGGAGGTTATGCACAAGAATCTTACCAGGGCCATTTACAGACAAGGTTACAGGAGCCTTTTTACCGAGTGCAAAAAAATCCTGCAATTCGTCGTAAATAACACCCGGGCGGTCCATCGCAAAATTTTTGATGGCGTTAAGCTGTTTTGTCATTTTCGAAGCACTCAGCCCCCAGCGTTTTTGATCGCGAGGAATTTCCGACTGGATTTCTGCCATCATCTTCTCGATGCGTGCAAGCACTCGCGAACTTTCAAAATTCATCTGCAAGAGCACCGCCATCCGATTGATAAACGCGGCCTTGAAGCCTTCGTTTTCAAGCAATCTTCGGAGCAATAATGTGAATTCAGGCCCGTTTGGCCAAGAATCCCCATCTTCTGCCGTAGCAAATTCAAATATGTTATTCGTATATTTGCTATAATCATTCCCAAAACCAAAATCAAGATCATACAGGAACCATTTCCACGGAGTTTTGGGGCTTGAACTACGCCACTTTTTGAGATTATTTGCGGGCCAGTCACGGTTATTTGCAAAAAGCTCCGTATGCATGTAATTGATGAAATTATCGACATCTATTTGCGATGCGATATAAGCATAATTTTCTTCGTCATCCAAATTATTTGATTCCAGCCAATCCGTCAACGCCACGTAATCAACAGTCGAGCCCGCCGACACGGCATTATCCGCCTTGAGCAAATCTATTTTATCCGGATCAAGTCCGTAATGCGTTTCAAAATAGTCTGCCGTCGAGCGTTCACGAATGCTGTGGATACCGAAATATTCGCCGTTATAATACACGACTGCAAATCGCCCGCGCTGGTAATCAACGCCGAGTCCTTCGCTCACGGAACTTGCCAAGCGGTCGCGAATGTAGTCGTTTCCGCAATTGCTCCCATTATTGCGCAACAGGAACACCTTGAACTTGTTCAGCTCCGGGAAATCAGGGAACAGCGGATACTTCAGGTGAGAATCACCATACTTTTCACGGAACGTAATCGCCACCGACTTCTTGTCTTTTTGCCTGCTGTAATTGCCAAAAATCTTGAGTCCTGCATTCTTCGCAAATGCAGGCGCATCCGTCCCTGGTTCCATCAATTCCACCGTCACGGGGATTTCCTTGTCAAGCCAGTAATTGGCGCCGTAATGAGGTTCCTTGCTCTGCGCATACGGGCCTTCCACATAAATACCTGTATCCGGGTCAAAAAGCGAATTCGGGTCGGCAGCAAGGAACACCGCAGGCACAGCAGGCGCACTTTCGAAAACGTAAGTGCGAGTCACCACATTGCTCGGGAGGCTTTGCGGAGCGATTTTTGCACAACGTATTACCGTCGTCTTGTTGATTAAAATACTCTTCTGAAATACAGTCTCTTCCGAAGGCAATTTGCCACCTGTTTCGCACACGGCATTATTCGTACTTTCAAGATTTAGAACAAAAGGTTCTGTATAAAATCCCGAAGGTGGGAACAGCAAGGTGTCAATATTTTCTTCTCGAGTATAAGCTAGCGTATTTTCCGTATAACCATACGGCGAAGGGTCTGCGTAGCCCCAGCCATTTGCATAGCTCCAAGTTTTCCCTAGAGGCAATTCCGGGTAAGATACAGAATCCACAATCGCCGTATCAGCATTCACCAAGTAAAGCGAGCCGCCTTTTTTCGAAAGCTTGAAACCCGCATGCGGTTCATGGCCGCGATTGCGAGCAATGTAGCTGAAAACCTTAAGAGTCACTTCTTGCGATTCATTCGCATCGGGGCTAAACCGCGTCCCGTAAATATTCGCCAAATCAGGGAAAGTCGTTCCCGTAGGGAGAGCCATGCGGTAAACCGTTGAAGAATCCCCCGTCCCTTCAAGGACCATTTCGTAACCTTTCCAGTCATCAATATCAGGCTGTGCCAAGCGCACAGAAACTTTGCGGCCCTTTGTAATGTACGCCTGCATCAAGATTTCATTGGCAGCCGAAATATCTAGCACATCCGAGGGGTCGGTGCTCCCCGTCCCAACGAAAAGCGAAATGGACGCCCATCCAAGTTCCTCGTTTTCACCCAATTGCATCACCGAGCCAATGCGGCGCTTTCCATTTTCGCTAAAGCAATTTTTCTTGTATCCCGGTAACGGATCGGCATAGCTGTAACCCGGCGGATCGCTTTCTGCATCCGTCCATGTCCAGCAACCAGGCCCAATCATATCAATAGAATCATGCGGCATCACGTAATCGGGATAGTTCTTCCCCGACAAGAAAATGACCAAAAACGAGCTCGGCGCAATTTTCACATTGCCAAGTTTCCACTTGAAAGGTTCATCTTGCGAGTCCGTCAAGTACATTCCAGACAAATTCACCGTATCTGCAGACGTATTGAAAAGTTCTACCCAGCCCGCGTCATCGCCTTCGTGATCCTTGTAATCAATGTTAACCGGGTCGACCTCCGTGAAAATCACAGGGCCACCCGCAAAAGGGAGGTTCGCGCCATCTGCATGACCATTTGCAGAAGAACTACTCCCCGAATCAAAATTCAGCGAACTTGGATTATCGTCTGAGCACGATGACAAAAACAGTGCAACAAAAAGAAGAGGAGCAAAAGTCCTACAGATCTGAGACGAAAGATTATTCCAACACACCATAATGTGGAATATATATTATGCTTGAGTCTTCGGAATGCCAGGCTCGGAATATAAGAAAAAAACTACTTCTTATTTTCAAGTTCCGAATTATTGACTTTCTTTCGGCGCGGTCTACGAACGATAAAAAGGCATGCGCCAATCAGCACGAGAGTCACCGAAATCACCTTGCCCATCGGGAACGCTTCGTAAAAAACGAGAGCCCCCGCAAGCGTAGGTACTGCGGCACCGACCGCCGCACTGAACGGGATGATGAACAGCGCACGTCCACGCGAGAACGACACCTGCGAATACAAAAAGGCAATGCCGTATGTCGCCACATAGCCAAGCGTTCTAAAGTCCATGAGCAAATTTGCCACTGACGAGAACTCGATATGGTCCAAATCAAAATCCATTGCGAGACTCTTGTAGAATGCCGCCGAGAGTCCAAAGCCAACCCCCATAATGAGCGAATCCACCATTTCGCGGTCTTTCACCCAGAGGTGCGCAATAAGCGTTGCAAAGCAAAGCCCGCCCGCATAAAGCCAAAGCGTTCCAATATTCTGCACGGCAGTCGATTCACCGAGATTCTCGACGGAATACAAAAGGCCTGCCACGACAAAGCAAATGGCCACCACAATGCGCTTGGTCAGGACTTCCTTGAGGATGCAAAATCCCATGAGTGCCGTCAGCACCGGATTCAGGACCATCATCGGTTGCACTTGCGAAAGGTCATACCGCGCCATCGCAATGTAATAGCCGACAGTCGCAAGCCCAGAGCATGCAATGCCAAGCCACCAAAATTTATTAGTGATAACGCCCTTGAAAAATTCCCAAGGCCTAGAAGTTCCGCCTGTGCGCTTGCCAACAGTGGACACCCCGGACTTTTCCAGGATGTTTCCACAGGCAAATAAAAACGCAGGACCGATTGTAAGAAGAAGAAAGAGCATGCTGTAATTCAGAATTAGGAATTCGGATTTCAGAAGTACTTATAATTAATTCTTACTTCCTACTTTCGAATTATCATAAATTTCTTTGTAGATCCAGTAATTTCCCATGACGCGCTTGACGTAGTCGCGGGTTTCCCAGTAGCTGATTTCCTCAACACGCAAATCCCACGGGAGGCCATCGCTTTCGGACTGCCAGCGTCTCGTCGGCTTCGGTTCCGCATTGTAATTGCAAAGCACGTACATGTAGTCGTTCTTGTATTCGTCCTTGAGGTCCACCAAATAGCGGATACCCAGGCGGATATTCATGTAGGCATTGTACAGGCGCTTCGGATTAAAGCCCGAAATTTCTTCCTTGTCAGCAAGCATCT
Coding sequences within it:
- a CDS encoding EamA family transporter, with product MLFLLLTIGPAFLFACGNILEKSGVSTVGKRTGGTSRPWEFFKGVITNKFWWLGIACSGLATVGYYIAMARYDLSQVQPMMVLNPVLTALMGFCILKEVLTKRIVVAICFVVAGLLYSVENLGESTAVQNIGTLWLYAGGLCFATLIAHLWVKDREMVDSLIMGVGFGLSAAFYKSLAMDFDLDHIEFSSVANLLMDFRTLGYVATYGIAFLYSQVSFSRGRALFIIPFSAAVGAAVPTLAGALVFYEAFPMGKVISVTLVLIGACLFIVRRPRRKKVNNSELENKK
- a CDS encoding CotH kinase family protein: MSSCSDDNPSSLNFDSGSSSSANGHADGANLPFAGGPVIFTEVDPVNIDYKDHEGDDAGWVELFNTSADTVNLSGMYLTDSQDEPFKWKLGNVKIAPSSFLVIFLSGKNYPDYVMPHDSIDMIGPGCWTWTDAESDPPGYSYADPLPGYKKNCFSENGKRRIGSVMQLGENEELGWASISLFVGTGSTDPSDVLDISAANEILMQAYITKGRKVSVRLAQPDIDDWKGYEMVLEGTGDSSTVYRMALPTGTTFPDLANIYGTRFSPDANESQEVTLKVFSYIARNRGHEPHAGFKLSKKGGSLYLVNADTAIVDSVSYPELPLGKTWSYANGWGYADPSPYGYTENTLAYTREENIDTLLFPPSGFYTEPFVLNLESTNNAVCETGGKLPSEETVFQKSILINKTTVIRCAKIAPQSLPSNVVTRTYVFESAPAVPAVFLAADPNSLFDPDTGIYVEGPYAQSKEPHYGANYWLDKEIPVTVELMEPGTDAPAFAKNAGLKIFGNYSRQKDKKSVAITFREKYGDSHLKYPLFPDFPELNKFKVFLLRNNGSNCGNDYIRDRLASSVSEGLGVDYQRGRFAVVYYNGEYFGIHSIRERSTADYFETHYGLDPDKIDLLKADNAVSAGSTVDYVALTDWLESNNLDDEENYAYIASQIDVDNFINYMHTELFANNRDWPANNLKKWRSSSPKTPWKWFLYDLDFGFGNDYSKYTNNIFEFATAEDGDSWPNGPEFTLLLRRLLENEGFKAAFINRMAVLLQMNFESSRVLARIEKMMAEIQSEIPRDQKRWGLSASKMTKQLNAIKNFAMDRPGVIYDELQDFFALGKKAPVTLSVNGPGKILVHNLPVDEPEMTVNFFTGFPVVLSAELLMGSTFVGWSDGETSPTRVILPESVSEVSALFK
- a CDS encoding nucleotide sugar dehydrogenase → MSFETKIVCIGAGYVGGPTMTVIADKCPDVKVTVVDINQSRIDAWNSENLPIFEPGLDDVVKRARGRNLFFSTDIPAAIKEADIIFVSVNTPTKTFGHGAGKASDLQYWEKTARNILEIADEGKIIVEKSTLPVRTAAAMERILNSNDKGLHFEVLSNPEFLAEGTAINDLFEPDRVLIGSHQTESGLAACQKLVDVYAHWVPRDRILTTNLWSSELTKLTANAFLAQRISSINSISALCERTGADVDEVAYVMGKDRRIGSKFLKASIGFGGSCFKKDILNLVYLCGYYGLPEVAAYWESVVKINEWQTHRVVDRMLETMFNTIAGKKIAVFGFAFKANTGDTRESPANLVVRDLLAEHALPVVTDPKAIPDAKRDLKDVIEQVSFEEDPYKAAEDAHAVVVCTEWKCFAELDWKRIYSSMAKPAFVFDGRNILDADALRKIGFEVTSIGKGKAE